From a region of the Penaeus vannamei isolate JL-2024 chromosome 32, ASM4276789v1, whole genome shotgun sequence genome:
- the LOC138867824 gene encoding uncharacterized protein: protein MVDFNFDVLKAQAEELGLKGNDIAQYVISQQTLAREERAKEREFQKEQLEAEKERVKLEHELQMARLNNSSDSSLNPVLFDGASCPSLPVFKDGEDITSYLIRFERIANLLDFKEETYAIRLGSLLTGKAVDIYTSLPPETTADYQLLKKALLRGYSKTPASYRNDFRTAKIKSGETYEQFAIRLGRLFDYLVDSHNITKDYASLRDFMLLDQLMSSISPDLRVFVKEHNVSSLADAVSLSDNWSSAHSAYSRSFQSSEQGKRSVAPKPQTPVQSALRRDFSSVKCHGCDNIGHIRSRCPKNPLAYKQYHPIPTHKVGFCLSDRENSKFMTAGTVNGAWVSTVLRDTGCTCVIVSHKVLPDVDLSRADLVGIEDYLGQVDYFPKTKCYLNCPYFKGWIDVMRAPIKFCSVLIGNVPGVYSPKLSPDSEVTERSNVPLDYSCAIQTRSSKVKRVHPLVLPEIEPLKVTPEDFVKLQAECHSLTKFWEKVKSEEHDKMRDGTVFKFEQVNGLLYRTYVASKHCERVSKSSLVVPSKCRAIILAVGHESPLAGHFSHRKSEMRIRDHFYWPNIGAEIRDFCKSCDKCQRMSSRDFATGFPEALPLKEIDSISVAEALMVIFSRVGIPREILSDRGRQFVSQLRGELHKLLGVKPLFTTPYHPSGNGRVERFHAALKTSLRKLCSDKPREWHRYLVPTLFATREIPSDRTGFSAFELLYGRTVRGPLSVLRDLWEDTTIRDDVRSSFQYVIELKDKLEECAKIAAQNAEISSSKFKSYFDLKAQDRKFSPGEEVLVLLPDNQNKLLMSWSGPYTVLECRNKVNYLIDEGGKQKVLHANLFKKYRRRATSSQPNVMDEESKIDVEMNPQVVQNCILKDTELSDCNFPITSDGEESILPENDQPEIRSNLSAEQKSDIDSVIAEFVDVYSITPGSTNTPKFDRIETQAAEPIRVKGQARRLLFKYYLFIIRKIEEFKTTRPRGHSTSSE, encoded by the exons ATGGTAGATTTTAACTTTGATGTTTTAAAAGCTCAGGCTGAGGAACTAGGCCTTAAAGGAAATGATATTGCTCAGTATGTCATTAGTCAACAGACACTTGCacgggaggagagagcaaaagaaagagaatttcagaaagagcaattagaagcagagaaagagagagttaaactgGAACATGAGCTTCAGATGGCTCGGTTAAACAATTCTTCTGATAGTTCATTAAATCCTGTACTTTTTGATGGCGCTTCATGCCCAAGTTTACCAGTCTTTAAAGATGGAGAAGACATCACTTCATACTTAATTAGATTTGAGCGCATTGCTAACTTGTTAGATTTTAAAGAAGAAACTTATGCTATCAGATTGGGAAGTTTGTTAACAGGAAAGGCTGTTGATATATACACCTCACTGCCTCCAGAAACAACAGCCGATTACCAGTTATTAAAGAAAGCTCTCTTAAGGGGTTATAGTAAAACTCCCGCCAGTTACAGGAATGATTTTAGGACTGCTAAAATAAAAAGTGGTGAAACATATGAACAGTTTGCTATCAGGCTTGGACGATTGTTTGACTATTTGGTCGATTCGCATAATATCACCAAAGATTATGCATCTCTtcgtgattttatgttgttagaTCAACTAATGTCTTCTATCTCCCCAGATCTGCGTGTTTTTGTAAAGGAGCATAACGTCTCCTCCTTAGCTGATGCGGTAAGCCTGTCAGATAATTGGTCATCTGCCCATAGTGCTTACTCCAGGTCATTTCAATCATCTGAACAAGGTAAGAGAAGTGTGGCTCCAAAGCCCCAAACTCCAGTCCAATCAGCTCTTAGAAGGGATTTTTCTTCTGTTAAATGTCATGGGTGTGATAATATTGGACATATTAGATCTCGCTGTCCTAAAAATCCCCTAGCGTACAAGCAATATCACCCAATTCCAACTCACAAAGTCGGATTTTGTCTAAGTGACAGGGAAAATTCAAAGTTCATGACAGCTGGTACAGTGAATGGGGCTTGGGTATCCACAGTTCTCAGAGATACGGGGTGCACATGTGTTATTGTATCTCACAAGGTGTTACCAGATGTTGATCTTTCTAGGGCTGATCTGGTGGGGATTGAAGATTATTTAGGCCAGGTGGATTACTTCCCCAAAACTAAATGCTACCTGAATTGTCCCTATTTTAAAGGTTGGATTGATGTGATGCGAGCACCAATTAAATTCTGTAGCGTCCTGATTGGAAATGTACCAGGGGTATATAGTCCCAAATTATCTCCAGATTCTGAGGTAACTGAACGTTCAAATGTCCCTCTTGATTATTCCTGTGCCATTCAGACTAGATCCTCCAAAGTAAAAAGGGTTCACCCTTTAGTGTTGCCGGAGATCGAGCCCCTTAAAGTAACTCCTGAAGACTTTGTAAAATTGCAGGCAGAATGTCATTCTCTCActaaattttgggaaaaagtaaAGTCTGAAGAACATGATAAGATGCGTGATGGTACGGTGTTTAAGTTTGAGCAAGTAAATGGTTTGCTGTATCGTACATATGTTGCTTCAAAGCACTGTGAAAGAGTGAGTAAATCTTCTCTGGTAGTACCCAGTAAATGTAGAGCCATCATTCTCGCAGTAGGTCATGAGAGCCCCTTAGCCGGTCATTTTTCCCATCGGAAATCAGAAATGCGTATTAGGGACCATTTCTATTGGCCAAACATAGGAGCTGAAATCCGAGACTTTTGTAAGTCTTGCGACAAGTGTCAAAGGATGTCCAGTAGAG ATTTTGCGACCGGGTTTCCAGAAGCATTGCCTCTCAAAGAGATAGATTCAATATCTGTAGCTGAAGCCCTTATGGTGATCTTTTCAAGGGTCGGTATTCCTCGGGAAATTTTGTCTGATCGAGGAAGGCAATTTGTTTCTCAACTAAGGGGCGAACTGCATAAATTATTGGGTGTAAAGCCACTTTTTACAACTCCCTATCATCCTagtgggaatggaagggtggaaaggtttcATGCAGCACTAAAAACTTCCTTAAGGAAATTGTGTAGTGACAAACCACGAGAATGGCACCGTTATCTTGTCCCCACATTATTCGCTACGCGAGAGATTCCTAGCGATCGAACTGGGTTTTCTGCTTTTGAGCTACTTTATGGACGGACAGTCCGGGGACCTCTTTCAGTCTTAAGGGACTTGTGGGAAGACACAACCATTAGAGATGATGTTAGATCTTCCTTTCAATATGTGATTGAATTGAAAGACAAGCTGGAGGAGTGTGCTAAAATTGCAGCTCAAAATGCTGAGATTAGTTCCTCTAAATTCAAATCTTATTTTGACTTAAAAGCTCAGGATAGGAAGTTTAGTCCAGGTGAGGAAGTTCTTGTACTCCTCCCTGATAACCAAAACAAGTTGCTCATGTCTTGGAGTGGCCCTTATACTGTTCTGGAATGTCGAAATAAGGTGAATTATCTTATCGATGAAGGTGGAAAACAGAAGGTGCTTCATGCTAACCTTTTCAAAAAGTATCGTAGGAGAGCAACAAGTTCCCAACCTAATGTTATGGACGAGGAAAGTAAGATAGATGTTGAAATGAACCCGCAAGTAGTTCAAAATTGCATTCTTAAAGATACTGAGTTAAGTGATTGTAATTTTCCTATAACTTCTGATGGAGAAGAGTCCATCTTGCCTGAGAATGATCAACCTGAGATTCGTTCTAACCTTTCAGCAGAACAGAAATCTGATATTGATTCAGTAATTGCAGAGTTTGTAGATGTATATTCAATAACTCCAGGTTCCACAAACACCCCTAAATTTGATAGAATTGAG ACACAGGCAGCAGAACCTATTCgtgtcaagggccaggcacggaggcttcttttcaaatattatttatttatcattagaaaaatagaagaattcAAGACCACAAGACCACGTGGCCACTCCACCTCATCAGAGTGA